The sequence below is a genomic window from Nostoc flagelliforme CCNUN1.
ACGCAAATAGTCCAGGTAAAGAACAAGGAGCGACGTTTACAGTCAAGCTACCACTTCTGAAAAGTCCACCCCTTCACCCCATTGCTCCTCCACCCCTCTACCCCTCTACCCCTCTATCCCTCTCCCTCCTTGGTGTGCGCGTGCTGGTTGTAGATGACCAAGCCGATACCCGTGACTTCATCACCACAATCCTCGAACAGTACCAAGCCGAAGTTCAGGCTGTAGCATCAGTTGCAGAAGCATTGCAGGTAATTACACAGTGGAAACCAGATGTTTTAGTTAGCGACATTGGGATGCCCCACGAGGATGGTTATTCTTTGATCCGCAAAGTGCGATCGCAACCACCAGAACTAGGGGGAAATATTCCAGCCGCAGCGTTAACAGCTTATACCACGGCAGAGGATCGAATGCGAGCTATACAAGAAGGTTATCAGCTACATTTACCTAAACCTATTGAGGCAGCTGAGTTAGCTACAGTAGTTGCCAGACTTGCTGGACGGGCTTAGAGAAAATGGGGAATGGGGAATAGGAATTAAATTTTACCTCATGTCCCATTTTCTTTGTTGCTAATATCAAAATTTATACAAAATACCAATTTTTTCTCAAGGTTAATACCTGCATTATAAAAATATTGAAATGTATATTTTTATTGCAGTATAAATATCGTCTTTGTTGCCAATTTAATCAAGGCAACTTTAAGCAAAATTTTGTACCACCGGTCATCTGGAATCTTTGTGAATCGTTATTCAATAGTCGGTATTTGTTTTCTGACAAACTTCTAATTCTGTCAGATGAGATTGTGCTTGATAAATCCAATATTTTTAGGATTAGGGTGAGATTGCTAGATTTAGAGGGGTTTGAAGTGCCTTGCTTATTGGTGACTATAGAAAATCAATATGAATCTGTGAAAAATGTAGCACTTACTGAAGTCAAAAAATTTGACCTGACGCGGCGAGAAGCTGAAATTTGGTTTCTCTATAGAAGCAATTACAGCTACAAAGAAA
It includes:
- a CDS encoding helix-turn-helix transcriptional regulator, which translates into the protein MPCLLVTIENQYESVKNVALTEVKKFDLTRREAEIWFLYRSNYSYKEIATKLYITINTVKKHMKNIHTKRQAKMSYD